Genomic segment of Sebastes umbrosus isolate fSebUmb1 chromosome 19, fSebUmb1.pri, whole genome shotgun sequence:
acggctgattagtttagataaaaaTTAGCCATCAGTGCCGCCCAGCAGCGGGGGAAAAGCGGGTCAattgtcctggatgtaaatgagGATATCAACTTGATTATTACCACTTTGAGCACAAGCATTGACACTCGCAGTTCTGTGCGTAGCGTTCAcaacatggatgtattaaaagaactggatacagcgttggaggcggggccccggtcattcctatgagagttgctcattggcacatgaagcctaaatggctcgacttccgtctggaaaagtaacCAGATCTTGGCGGAGTAACTTCCGAGAtgattggcggagtagcgtccgctctGTCATATGACTTGGTCACGGGATTCCAACGCCACgtcgtcgtcacggcttgcgctccagcctcggtctgggtctcactcacatgaacggaggaagggaaataactctggattcagctattagtgcgttttacaactttaaaaaagtaattctttaaataagggctattagagtgttcatgctgggaagttgattcacctcgtaaaattatccgctgagttacagacgtctctttcccaatgtaaatctatgggaaaaagtatttttgggccaaatgcatcacgtgacgaaAACGGAAGTTGCTGTACCGCCGTTTAGCCACTACGATAGTCCGGATCGAcaaccggcgcacttcctggggggcTTGGGGTCCAGCAGAGAAAAATGATTACGAGCTACCTGGtgtcaagaaatgtaacagcccCCTCACTAATGGGTAAGACAAAACccaaacacacagcacaaaaGTGACAACTATATGGAAACTGTGGGAGATGTACTACAATATTTCAGTACGAAACCTCGTTTTGATCCGCTCCCGTTaaacgtttgtgttttttagtttaGCTCAACAGGAAAAAACTGAGAGAAAGTCGGCCTATAAATCAGGTGCTTTAAAACACAAGGACCATGAGAGTAAGAAAAGCATCCTGCTGTGCTCCTCTTACATCTTACttctacctgtttggattattttgTTCAGTATTGTGGAAAATATTAAAGCGGATGTGACGACAGGCTTTGTGAATATGGAGTATGAGGGTGCAGCCAAAAGAGAAAAGCTTACTGGCCTCGTTGATCCCAATACTTCTACAGGGTTTTTAGTtctcatatttgttttttatacaaTCAATCATAAGAGCTTACGTCTTCACACATTCTTTTCCCACATTAACTTTATCAGGGGGAACGTTTCCCACTCTGCTTATCTGAACGGTGACTTGACGTTTACAGCTCTGACAACAACACGCCTAGAGGCTGCCGGCTGCCTGGGAGAGGCAGAAAATGGCCAGACAGGTTCTgccacttcttttcttttctttttgcccAACCTGCCTGCATTCACAAAACACACCGTTGTACAGCAAGTACATACAAGCAACACTTTGAACACTCTCTCaaacagtgaggtcaagtttaaaaaaaatggtctcactacaatgaaatggctactatggagactaacatcatcacacatgaatacagttgggctcattggatccacaagagtctcctccttttacagtgatacccaatttatgtaattcaagactgtttaggaaatagaaatattcaaatacaccattttagaataggcggaaataacacatttatactgcatgaaaacaaactgcatgtgattatcataaagtgggcatgtctgtaaaggggagactcgtgggtacccatagaacccatttacattcacatatcttgaggtcagaggtcaagggacccctttgaaaatggctattcCAGTcccgacatggttggtaccaatggattctttaggttttctagtttcacagccctaaaactgaaccttatagagcctctgaaagacagtaaagtcagcgggtctcagagggttaaaactCAGGTGAGTGAATGCATGCAATAGAGGGTTTTTAGTGGGTCATAACAAGGAAGTTGTTCTAAAATACCTGGTTGACAAGATGGCAAAGTCCCCCCCATCAATCAGCCGGATCTTGCAGAAAAGCACTCCATTGACGACAGGAACCGCCGTGAGCTCCTCCAACGTAAAGTGCACTTGAAACttgaacttcttcttctttatcaaAAAAGACATTGCTCCCAGCTGCTGTAGTGTGCTCTCGTGTGGTATGATGAacacaaaatgaatgaaaaaaaaaagaaatatgtggCTTTAAAGTGGGGGCTGAAAACCCTTCTTTGCTTCAAGGTCAGACATCTCTGAAGAATAGTTTAGACCTGGAATTGGAAAAACAAATACACTTATTAAAGtacccatattgtaaaaagtgagattttcatgtcttttatatcataaagcaggttaaagtgatgtataaatactttgaaagtatcaaaacgctcaatccatggagaaatacacagagcccgtattcagaaactgtgcgtttgaaacaagccgttaggatttctgtccatttgtgatgtcacaaatctacaatatttgagaccatttcacagttttaaacgtaaacatactaaatgtgtcccacttTTATTTcccgttgcagtgtatgtaaataacatcagctgacaggaagtaaacatggacccaaagctgtttcctagcaacgcaattccgttgaaatgcgctaaaacggagcgtttcagacagagcgtgaatacaggtatattcagacaaacagtatgagaaaaataatgtgttttttttaacattaaagcatgtaaacatgttctagtagaaaacccaaattacaaacatgaacctgaaaatgagcacgatatgtcccctttaaagtttcattttgcagctgttttggAGCAATGACAGCTGTGGAAATCATGTAGGCTATAGTTTCTCTATGCCACATTGCAGACAACACCTCCACTACTGTTTCACAATTAATTTTCTAATAATTTTAGACACTATCCCTAAAAAAAGAATCGCATGTTTTAACAGACTCTCCCAGTGCAGAGAGCTGCCACGCAAACACTGAAACCACCCGGCGGCTCTACTacaacagatatatatatataaacaccaGATCTTACCGGTCCTGTCGGTCTGGTGACGGTACAGCTGTGTCGCCCACCGCTGCACAACAACTGGAGTCTGGCTTTCTTGGCAGTTTTTCTCGGTTTTCAGTGCATCTTCAACCTGAAATCTTCACCaactttttctccctctctgagtTCAACAGCAGTCAGTAAGTCAGTCAGAGCGGGTCCGTGAACGTCTCATCTCACTGGGCGAGTTAGGGACCGTCCACAAAGTCTGAGCAGAGGTGTATAAGGAAGAGAAACACCCTTATGGAAAAATATAATACTTGCAAACTATGCATAATTGAAATATTTCATATAGCTTatgtaatgttacgagaaaaaagtcataacttatcGAGAAAGAAATACGTAATATtaagacaataaagtcataactttacaagaaaaaaaagtcgtaatatcacaagaataaattcataactttacgagaattatttttgcaatattacgagaataaagtcataactttacgagaaagtcgtaatattacaagaataaatttccagaataaagtcatatcacgagaataaagccataactttacgagaaaaaaagttgaatattaggagaataaagccataactttacgagaaaaaaagttgtaatattacgaaaataaagtcataactttacgggaaaaaaagtcgtaatattaagagaataaaatgctcgtcttggtgtcttaatgtggtattttttggaagatatttgatcattttatcaattctcgaatggtaaaaaaaatggtaaaatttagcaccaaatctgtgtaatgaATGATATCagcccaaaaattgctgcaaaaacttatgagacataatagagcatgggaatgaccatcatatacttctatcataatgttctaaacacttatacactttcacaattaattttaaatatttaattaatgaattaatgttttgtacagatttatgactagaacaacttgacacagtgttGATCTGCATcccaaattaatcttcaggttctcagctttcagatgatgtacaccacttctatgtgacatctactgttgacctgctatctctccctaaagaccccctgtacccccctaaaaagagaccaaaaccgggtctattgtgggtctcagagggttaaaaagtTCTCTTCAGCTGATGCGCTGGAAGCCAATAGATTTACTGATTAGCTTTCACCAATTTTTAGACCCTTTATagttattttccttttaatatttattacttACTGGTCATGTGCCCGTAGACTCAGGACACCACTTAACATCAAGAGGTTATTCTCACTCGTTTATCACCAGCAAGCATTAAAGctcaaaaacatttatttacatgtaGATTTAACATGACTGTTTTTAACCAGGATTTTTAAACTAATGGTTTAAACTAATGGTAACATGGTAAGTAACAGGAATGTCTTGTATACCCCAGCCTATATGACTGATATTCCAAATTAAAGACAAATCATTTTGCATAACACACAGATTTCATCCCAATTTATACAGTAGATGCCTTAAAACTACACTGCTGCTCCACCAGTGATGAAACTTGCttacacacactgacatcttCTGGTTGATAAATAGTGTTGCACTCTGCACACAAGCTGATgatttttcttcaaattttaTTCAGTTCTGAAGACATTGTGCATATTAACTGACTCCGGTCTTAAAAAcaagactagggatgcaccaatactgatactggatcggatatcgggccgatactgattcaaatagctTTGATCGGGTATTAGTGACAAcagggccgatctattcaattcaattctacgTTTTATAaagtatatacattatatactggaattttaatttatgtttaagttttgaccaatttgttgttgcattaaaaaggtttacacttgaattgtagcTCCTGATGATTTTGAAGATTtcttaccaagttgctggtgtacaatttattattttaataataaagaacaattaaataaatgtatatctatgtttttattggtcacattttgttttacaaagttaggaaagcaacgtttaattcaggcctgatgttgtctAACACATAatagaatgatcccagtcacttccacacagtgaggaatacagcttattaattaaacactggtatcggatcggtactcggtatcggccgatacccaaagcacaggtatcgctatcggtattgaAAAAGTtagatcagtgcatccctaaacaAAACTCATTATTCTCCATTCAGTGTAAGCTGCAGGATGACTTCTTGAAGAAACTACGAACTAAATGTTCAGCCCACATCAGAGTGATTACTGGTCGACATCTTTGCATTAAAAACCTAATTTCAATATCAAATCCAATGTATTAAATAACATAAACTCACTGCTAATAAATGACAGAtggtaaaaagtaaaaaaataatgttcaaGAGAACCTTTTCACTGCTTTCTTGACTGTTTTTCTGAATCATAAAACATAAGTAAAACTCTGTACATGCTCCCGCCGAAGGCAACTTCTGACAAGCTTTTCATTGTTCTCTGAAGTCTGTGTTCATGGACTCCTCTATGTACAATGCAGACCAGGAGGCAgtgccccacacacacacacacacacacacacacatacacacacgcacacacacacacacacacacacgcacgcacacacacagtgtctaTTGTGCCTCCTCGGCTTGCTGTGGAGGAGGTGTTTTGGGCCTGCTCTGCTCCCCTGTTCCTGCCCCGCCGTCAGCTGTCGCTCCCGCTGTTGAGCTGCTGCTGGCGTTTGCAACCTCGTTCCCACTCTGCAGGAATTTGCGCAGGTCTTTGAGAGCGGGCCTGAGCATCTGCACTAACGCCAGCAGGGCAGCCTGGGTACCCTCCAGGGCCTGGGCCTGTCTTTCCTGGGCAAACGCCTGAGCCTCCTGGGAGCGCCGCATCATGTGCAGAAGCTCGTTCTGGCCCTCCAGGTGCTGGGCGATCTGTCGGATGTGGACGTTGGTGACTCGCTGCTCCTGCAGCAGGCGGGCTGAGTTGAGGGCGATGCGGCTCTTCAGTTCCTGAGGTTTGGCCTGACCCTGAGGCGGAGGCGGGGAAGCCGAGGACGAGGCCAGCATCTCCACCGGAGCCTCAACGGCCGCCACCACAGTGGGAGCGGAGTCGCTTACGGTGGTGGTGCAGTACTCCACCACGCCTCCATCCTCCAGGGTGTGGTACGTTGTTTCAGCtggaaacagaacagaaaagtTACTTTAGCTGAAGAGTCTGCAAGTTTCCATTAAAATCCCAAACTCCACCAGTTAAAGgagtagttcaacattttgggaaatctggaaatttgctttcttgctgaggaTGAAATGAGAAGATCAACACCACTCTCATCACTCTCCTGAAAAGCCAACACTactatcagcagtgattcatggagagacctctgtctagtcagctaacattactgccaagcagctgctACATAGAGTGATaatgtggttttagctgacgtgtgtcgcctcactgttttgagcgatgctcgttcatgtctatgtaaagCGAGCGCgagcccgagcaacaggacgctgactttcgttgacttaacggccacaggtgttgttGTTAACAAGCAACTTCTGAATctgacaaacagtccctttaattaataaCACGTCCGTGTATGGAGACCTTACTTGTGTGGAAAGATGTGTCCTTTCAACCAAGAAATACACTGACTGGTCTGCATGAGTCACGTATATAATTCATGCAGGTATAAAGGGATAttgcagcagaaaaaacacTTACCATTCAGTGGCTTTGTTTCATCACAGACTGTACCTGAGCCGGCTGGAAGAGCTAAAAAATACAGACAGAATATgatgctgtaaacacaacaaaaataatcaacaattgaagaaaaagaagacagaaaaactaaatatacaATGCATTATTAGCAAAAatcatttctttaaatattttactcCTAAAAGTGCTAAATTACTGgaaatactactttctgtctAACGACTTGTAGTTTAAAGGTTTATCCCACCCAaatactctctctctgtctctctgtgttaatgcagttcatctgtctgatataaagcatttcttctttccgACTTTTTTAGGAAATTCACTTCAAATTTACCAattttgacagtattacagtttagcttccagcttttctagtAATGCATTTCAGCTTCCAACACCTGCTGTACATTTCAACTTCTAAGTTTTTCAGCagttgttggatttattatgtacaaaagtgcttacaatgacctgaaataacctgactgttggatttgttgtgaatggagtgattgcgaggaaagggaggaggcaggtgctgttctttttgcaaggtcaagaagaggaaggagtcagaaggagataacaaagaagaagatatgcagcaaaaacatcacgtgccataagctcatgaatattactattgtgtaaaccatgaataggctggatcagggatagctcggggttcagactttgcgaactgacccatgcact
This window contains:
- the naif1 gene encoding nuclear apoptosis-inducing factor 1: MASIAKKRKMNFSEREVEIIVEEIEKQKHTLVNHFNAGVTHMAKNNAWVDILKKVNAVTTCPRELPEVKKKWSDMKTEVRRKVAQARAAIEGTSADCTPVPVILTAMQQRICNLLGEATIISLPAGGDSDAEITLPVTVTTATTVTLAETLPAGSGTVCDETKPLNAETTYHTLEDGGVVEYCTTTVSDSAPTVVAAVEAPVEMLASSSASPPPPQGQAKPQELKSRIALNSARLLQEQRVTNVHIRQIAQHLEGQNELLHMMRRSQEAQAFAQERQAQALEGTQAALLALVQMLRPALKDLRKFLQSGNEVANASSSSTAGATADGGAGTGEQSRPKTPPPQQAEEAQ